A single region of the Stenotrophomonas sp. Marseille-Q4652 genome encodes:
- a CDS encoding efflux RND transporter periplasmic adaptor subunit has protein sequence MIPDTSAQDRPLSDAAAPARWRRWAWPAAGAVLLLGAIGWVASGWSAGARSYDGSRVRIAQVTRGDLVRDLSADGKVITANSPTLYAIAGGTVALKVVAGDVVKQGQELAVIDSPELRSKLVQEESTLASMEAEASRAQLDARIATLNARKALDQAEVAHTAARRDLERYERAYAGGAVSNNDLARAQDEVKKADIGLQTARSDAGLQGQGAMLDARNKRLLADRQKAVVAELQRQVAALTLRAPFDGQVGQVQIAQGTNVVTNAPILSVVDLSEFEVEIRVPESFARDLGIGVPAQVTSQGKQFPAKVSAVSPEVVNGEVTARLRFDDGQQPPGLRQNQRLSTRIVLDTKKNVLMVERGPFVEQDGGRFAWVVVGRSAERRPVQTGVSSLGYVEIVSGANEGDRIVISGSDQFGDAERVAIN, from the coding sequence ATGATTCCCGACACCTCCGCCCAGGATCGCCCGCTGTCCGATGCCGCCGCTCCCGCACGCTGGCGGCGCTGGGCCTGGCCGGCCGCCGGCGCGGTGCTGTTGCTGGGTGCGATTGGCTGGGTGGCCAGCGGCTGGAGTGCCGGTGCGCGCTCGTATGACGGCTCGCGGGTACGCATCGCCCAGGTCACCCGCGGCGACCTGGTGCGCGACCTGTCGGCCGACGGCAAGGTAATCACCGCCAACAGCCCGACCCTGTACGCCATCGCCGGCGGCACGGTCGCCCTGAAGGTGGTGGCCGGCGACGTGGTCAAGCAGGGCCAGGAGCTGGCGGTGATCGACAGCCCGGAACTGCGCAGCAAGCTGGTGCAGGAGGAGTCCACCCTGGCCAGCATGGAAGCCGAGGCCAGCCGCGCCCAGCTCGATGCGCGCATCGCCACGCTCAACGCACGCAAGGCCCTGGACCAGGCCGAAGTGGCGCATACCGCCGCGCGCCGGGACCTGGAGCGCTACGAGCGTGCCTACGCCGGTGGCGCGGTTTCCAACAACGACCTGGCCCGTGCCCAGGACGAAGTGAAGAAGGCCGACATTGGCCTGCAGACCGCGCGCAGCGATGCCGGGCTGCAGGGCCAGGGCGCGATGCTGGACGCACGCAACAAGCGCCTGCTTGCCGACCGGCAGAAGGCGGTGGTGGCCGAGCTGCAGCGCCAGGTCGCCGCGCTGACCCTGCGCGCGCCGTTCGATGGCCAGGTCGGCCAGGTGCAGATTGCCCAGGGCACCAACGTGGTCACCAATGCACCGATCCTGAGCGTGGTCGACCTGAGCGAATTCGAGGTCGAGATCCGCGTGCCGGAAAGCTTCGCCCGTGATCTGGGCATCGGCGTCCCGGCCCAGGTCACCAGCCAGGGCAAGCAGTTCCCGGCCAAGGTGTCGGCGGTGTCGCCGGAAGTGGTCAACGGCGAGGTCACCGCGCGCCTGCGCTTCGACGACGGCCAGCAGCCGCCGGGCCTGCGCCAGAACCAGCGCCTGTCCACCCGCATCGTGCTGGATACCAAGAAGAACGTGCTGATGGTCGAACGTGGCCCGTTCGTCGAGCAGGACGGCGGCCGCTTCGCGTGGGTGGTGGTTGGCCGCAGCGCCGAACGCCGCCCGGTGCAGACCGGCGTCAGCAGCCTGGGCTACGTGGAAATCGTCTCCGGCGCCAACGAAGGCGACCGCATCGTCATCTCCGGCAGCGACCAGTTCGGCGACGCCGAACGCGTGGCGATCAACTGA
- a CDS encoding Wadjet anti-phage system protein JetA family protein, which produces MTTTSSTTTPSLFSVVPAGIFGPLASPNREHYWSLLCRLFEEFFGPDAPVPPSHGFPRREITAAFERYLLTDDPWEDEDGQAPDASLNTRANAIHERFRLAGWLRQERIGAREMVSMPPAVTQLLSTLVEFSEHGPTFLSAKMRSIELQLQQVSEGRADGGTLDEAADQARRLLVSLSSMSLQVRDLMPELSKAETTAQFARQWFERYVSQLFIGDYAELHRADHPLARRSSILAMVQQLEAGPRRQELSAWYAEHAGNGDPARAQARLARSLSRLRELERIDEYLARLDEDIRQANRRALAFLDYRLRAPDRLDVLLRRACRGVLTASEDALRLPVAAGPLMDESRLRAPHRRPQPIPRSANATTPPTPEQLARLALLRRMKRARLVNAEDMARYVGRHLGDGDGIDSRELAIASIEDLRAYQTLLTLALRSHRVGGLRREDPLGRLLRGFRVELLDDGDHDNDYLRGPRFQIRRVASTARNTA; this is translated from the coding sequence TTGACCACGACATCATCCACGACCACCCCGTCGCTGTTCTCGGTCGTGCCTGCCGGCATCTTCGGCCCCCTCGCATCGCCCAACCGCGAGCATTACTGGTCGCTGCTGTGCCGGCTGTTCGAGGAGTTCTTCGGCCCGGACGCGCCGGTGCCGCCCAGCCATGGCTTCCCGCGCCGCGAGATCACCGCCGCGTTCGAGCGCTACCTGCTCACCGATGATCCGTGGGAAGACGAGGACGGCCAGGCCCCCGATGCCTCGCTTAACACCCGCGCCAACGCCATCCACGAGCGCTTCCGCCTGGCCGGCTGGCTGCGCCAGGAGCGCATCGGCGCGCGCGAGATGGTGTCGATGCCTCCGGCGGTCACCCAGCTGCTGTCCACCCTGGTGGAGTTCAGCGAGCACGGGCCGACCTTCCTGTCGGCCAAGATGCGTTCAATCGAGCTGCAGCTGCAGCAGGTCAGCGAAGGCCGCGCCGATGGCGGCACCCTGGACGAGGCCGCCGACCAGGCGCGCCGCCTGCTGGTGTCGCTGTCGTCGATGAGCCTGCAGGTGCGCGACCTGATGCCGGAACTGAGCAAGGCCGAGACCACGGCGCAGTTCGCGCGGCAGTGGTTCGAGCGCTACGTCAGCCAGCTGTTCATCGGCGACTACGCCGAACTGCACCGCGCCGACCATCCGCTGGCGCGGCGCAGTTCGATCCTGGCGATGGTGCAGCAGCTCGAAGCCGGCCCGCGCCGGCAGGAACTGTCGGCGTGGTACGCCGAGCACGCTGGCAACGGCGATCCGGCGCGCGCGCAGGCGCGGCTGGCGCGCAGCCTGTCGCGCCTGCGTGAGCTGGAACGCATCGACGAATACCTGGCCCGGCTGGACGAGGACATCCGCCAGGCCAACCGCCGCGCGCTGGCCTTCCTCGACTACCGGCTGCGCGCGCCGGACCGGCTCGACGTGCTGCTGCGCCGGGCCTGCCGCGGCGTGCTCACCGCCAGCGAGGACGCGTTGCGTCTGCCCGTCGCGGCCGGCCCGCTGATGGACGAGAGCCGCCTGCGCGCACCGCACCGCAGACCGCAGCCGATCCCGCGCAGCGCCAATGCCACCACCCCGCCCACTCCCGAACAGCTGGCGCGGCTGGCGCTGCTGCGGCGGATGAAGCGCGCCCGCCTGGTCAATGCCGAGGACATGGCGCGCTACGTCGGTCGCCACCTTGGCGACGGCGATGGCATCGATTCGCGCGAGCTGGCGATCGCCAGCATCGAGGACCTGCGCGCCTACCAGACCCTGCTGACCCTGGCGCTGCGCAGCCACCGCGTCGGCGGCCTGCGCCGCGAGGATCCGCTCGGGCGCCTGCTGCGCGGCTTCCGCGTGGAGCTGCTTGACGACGGCGACCACGACAACGATTACCTGCGCGGCCCGCGCTTCCAGATCCGCCGGGTCGCGTCCACTGCACGGAACACCGCATGA
- a CDS encoding FtsX-like permease family protein — MDIRPILSTLMRHKTAASLIVIEIALTCAIICNALFMISERLTEVREVSGLAENELVRIQITSIGSDAEQDARTRSDLAALRGLPGVRNATVTNQVPFVSSSWNNSVRLSPDQQQATMSATMYMADEQFLDTFGLKLVAGRAFTPDEYKDASTLMAGLTEGSLPSSIITRKMADRLWPGEDPIGKGYYSGDEQPTRVVGVVEHLIRPSRQGGPSAREYAMILPLRPHYNIGGNYVIRTDPDRRQEVLEAAKKVLQANGADRIILEDDSKTFEQLRSEYFQGPRAMAWLLGIVCVALLLVTALGIIGLASFWVQQRTKQIGVRRALGATRGQVLRYFQTENFLLASIGIVLGMLLAFAINQLLMGKYEIARLPLHYLPIGAVLLWALGQLAVYAPARRAASIPPATATRSV; from the coding sequence ATGGACATCCGTCCCATCCTTTCCACCCTGATGCGCCACAAGACCGCGGCCTCGCTGATCGTCATCGAGATCGCGCTGACCTGCGCCATCATCTGCAACGCGCTGTTCATGATCAGCGAGCGCCTGACCGAAGTCCGCGAGGTCAGCGGCCTGGCCGAGAACGAGCTGGTCCGCATCCAGATCACCAGCATCGGCAGCGATGCCGAACAGGATGCCCGCACCCGCAGCGACCTCGCCGCGCTGCGCGGCCTGCCCGGGGTCAGGAACGCCACCGTGACCAATCAGGTACCGTTCGTTAGCTCGTCATGGAACAACTCGGTGCGGCTGAGCCCGGACCAGCAGCAGGCCACGATGAGCGCGACCATGTACATGGCCGACGAGCAGTTCCTCGACACGTTTGGCCTGAAACTGGTGGCCGGTCGCGCCTTCACCCCGGACGAGTACAAGGACGCCTCGACCCTGATGGCGGGGCTGACCGAAGGCAGCCTGCCCTCGTCGATCATCACCCGCAAGATGGCCGACCGGCTGTGGCCCGGCGAGGACCCGATCGGCAAGGGCTACTACAGCGGTGACGAGCAGCCGACCCGCGTGGTGGGCGTGGTCGAGCACCTGATCCGGCCCAGCCGCCAGGGCGGCCCCAGCGCCCGCGAGTACGCGATGATCCTGCCGCTGCGTCCCCACTACAACATCGGTGGCAACTACGTGATCCGCACCGATCCGGATCGTCGCCAGGAAGTACTGGAAGCGGCGAAGAAGGTGCTGCAGGCCAACGGTGCCGACCGCATCATCCTGGAAGACGACTCCAAGACCTTCGAGCAGCTGCGCTCGGAATACTTCCAGGGACCGCGTGCAATGGCGTGGCTGCTGGGCATCGTCTGCGTCGCCCTGCTGCTGGTCACCGCGCTGGGCATCATTGGCCTGGCCAGCTTCTGGGTGCAGCAGCGCACCAAGCAGATCGGCGTGCGCCGGGCGCTGGGCGCCACCCGCGGCCAAGTGCTGCGCTACTTCCAGACCGAGAACTTCCTGCTGGCCAGCATCGGCATCGTGCTCGGCATGCTGCTGGCATTTGCCATCAACCAGCTGCTGATGGGCAAGTACGAGATCGCGCGGCTGCCGCTGCACTACCTGCCGATCGGCGCGGTGCTGCTGTGGGCACTGGGCCAGCTGGCGGTCTATGCGCCGGCCAGGCGTGCGGCGTCGATCCCGCCGGCGACGGCCACCCGCAGCGTGTGA
- a CDS encoding ABC transporter permease has protein sequence MFSYYFNLALRSFRRDKALTALMVMAIALGIGACMTTLTVFHVLSGDPIPNKSDRLFYVQLDPADMLGYTPGEEPSDQVSRYDAEALLREKRGLRQAMMTGGGVSVTPDRSGLVPFLTNARYTSADFFPMFETPMQYGNGWSARDDEARARVAVISRALNERVFGGGNSVGKQLRVDQADFTVVGVIDEWRPTPRFYDMYSDQYGQLEDVFLPFSTSRDLEMSRNGSMDCWGDSGSDPTSANAPCVWIQYWVELESATQASGFRDYLVNYSDQQRAAGRYKRPTNVRLRNVMELLEFNRVVPNDVVMQLWLGFGFLLVCLVNTVGLLLAKFLRRGSEIGVRRALGASRKAIFTQCLVEAGTVGLAGGILGLGLSLLGLWAVRQQPASYAEHAHLDLGMLLLTFVLAVTASVLAGMLPAWRAMQVTPAIQLKSQ, from the coding sequence ATGTTCTCCTACTACTTCAACCTGGCCCTGCGCAGCTTCCGCCGCGACAAGGCCCTGACCGCACTGATGGTGATGGCCATCGCGCTGGGCATCGGCGCGTGCATGACCACGCTCACCGTGTTCCACGTACTGTCCGGCGATCCGATCCCGAACAAGAGCGATCGCCTGTTCTACGTGCAGCTGGATCCAGCCGACATGCTCGGCTATACCCCCGGCGAGGAACCGTCGGACCAGGTCAGCCGCTATGACGCCGAGGCCTTGTTGCGCGAGAAGCGCGGCCTGCGCCAGGCGATGATGACCGGCGGCGGCGTGTCGGTGACGCCAGATCGCAGTGGACTGGTGCCGTTCCTGACCAACGCACGCTACACCAGCGCCGACTTCTTCCCGATGTTCGAAACGCCGATGCAGTACGGCAATGGCTGGAGCGCCAGGGACGACGAGGCCCGCGCCCGCGTGGCGGTGATCTCCAGGGCGCTCAACGAACGCGTGTTCGGCGGCGGCAACAGCGTCGGCAAGCAGCTGCGCGTGGACCAGGCCGACTTCACCGTGGTCGGCGTCATTGACGAATGGCGGCCGACGCCGCGCTTCTATGACATGTACAGCGACCAGTACGGCCAGCTGGAAGACGTGTTCCTGCCCTTCAGCACCTCGCGCGACCTGGAGATGAGCCGCAACGGCAGCATGGACTGCTGGGGCGACAGCGGCAGCGACCCGACCTCGGCCAACGCGCCGTGCGTGTGGATCCAGTACTGGGTCGAACTGGAATCGGCGACGCAGGCCAGCGGGTTCCGCGACTACCTGGTCAATTACTCCGACCAGCAGCGCGCTGCCGGCCGCTACAAGCGGCCCACCAACGTGCGCCTGCGCAACGTCATGGAACTGCTGGAGTTCAACCGCGTCGTGCCCAACGACGTGGTGATGCAGCTGTGGCTGGGCTTTGGCTTCCTGCTGGTGTGCCTGGTCAACACCGTGGGCCTGTTGCTGGCCAAGTTCCTGCGCCGCGGCAGCGAGATCGGCGTGCGCCGTGCGCTGGGCGCCTCGCGCAAGGCGATCTTCACCCAGTGCCTGGTGGAAGCCGGCACGGTCGGCCTGGCCGGCGGCATCCTCGGCCTGGGCCTGTCCCTGCTTGGGCTTTGGGCCGTGCGCCAGCAGCCGGCCAGCTATGCCGAACACGCCCACCTGGACCTGGGCATGCTGCTGCTCACCTTCGTACTGGCCGTCACCGCCAGCGTGCTGGCCGGGATGCTGCCGGCCTGGCGCGCGATGCAGGTCACACCCGCCATCCAGCTAAAGAGCCAGTAA
- a CDS encoding ABC transporter ATP-binding protein, with amino-acid sequence MLEMRKVSKVYRTAMVETHALRSLDLHVREGEFVAVTGPSGSGKTTFLNIAGLLETFNEGDYLLDGENVRGMSDDDRSRLRNRKIGFIFQGFNLIPDLNLFDNVDVPLRYRGMGAAERKARIEKALGQVGLASRMKHFPAELSGGQQQRVAIARALAGEPRLLLADEPTGNLDSQMARGVMELLEEINAAGTTIVMVTHDPELAARAQRNVHIVDGVATDLSLETAPGRLARVGATAGTPA; translated from the coding sequence ATGCTGGAAATGCGCAAGGTCTCCAAGGTCTACCGCACCGCGATGGTCGAAACCCACGCCTTGCGCTCGCTCGACCTGCACGTGCGTGAGGGCGAGTTCGTCGCCGTCACCGGTCCGTCCGGCTCGGGCAAGACCACCTTCCTCAACATCGCCGGCCTGCTGGAGACCTTCAACGAAGGCGACTACCTGCTCGACGGCGAGAACGTGCGCGGGATGTCCGACGACGACCGCAGCCGCCTGCGCAACCGCAAGATCGGCTTCATCTTCCAGGGCTTCAACCTGATTCCGGACCTCAACCTGTTCGACAACGTCGACGTGCCGCTGCGCTACCGCGGCATGGGCGCGGCCGAGCGCAAGGCGCGGATCGAGAAGGCGCTGGGCCAGGTCGGCCTGGCCTCGCGCATGAAGCACTTCCCGGCCGAGCTGTCCGGCGGCCAGCAGCAGCGCGTGGCTATTGCCCGCGCACTGGCCGGCGAACCGCGGCTGCTGCTGGCCGACGAACCGACCGGCAACCTCGACTCGCAGATGGCGCGCGGGGTGATGGAACTGCTGGAGGAAATCAACGCCGCCGGTACCACCATCGTCATGGTCACCCATGACCCGGAACTGGCCGCGCGTGCGCAGCGCAACGTGCACATCGTCGACGGCGTGGCCACCGACCTGTCGCTGGAAACGGCGCCGGGCCGGCTCGCCCGCGTGGGTGCCACCGCCGGCACGCCGGCCTGA
- a CDS encoding DUF4194 domain-containing protein: MKRSWNTLSQMSNGTYAVQDFERAAYRLATEQVLYASDPRSRVAYHLVEDHLADFTAALEPLGIRLERNAHYRYVVALPAHGEGVPVTLDETLALLVLRQRYDEAMRQGLIEDGGEVVVELPELQESWLALTGRGMPDVGALRTLARTLKRWGVCRLVDSEGDDPQPFHLRVRPAVVEIVGEQWLQRLDQHNRDDDSEVTEEDDDAAA; this comes from the coding sequence ATGAAACGCAGCTGGAACACCCTGAGCCAGATGTCCAACGGCACCTATGCCGTGCAGGACTTCGAGCGCGCCGCCTACCGCCTGGCCACCGAGCAGGTGCTGTACGCCTCTGATCCACGTTCGCGCGTGGCCTACCACCTGGTCGAGGACCACCTCGCCGACTTCACCGCCGCGCTGGAGCCGCTGGGCATCCGCCTGGAGCGCAACGCACACTACCGCTACGTGGTGGCGCTGCCAGCCCATGGCGAAGGCGTGCCGGTCACGCTGGACGAGACCCTGGCCCTGCTGGTGCTGCGCCAGCGCTATGACGAGGCGATGCGCCAGGGCCTGATCGAGGACGGCGGCGAAGTCGTGGTCGAGCTGCCCGAGCTGCAGGAAAGCTGGCTGGCGCTGACCGGCCGCGGCATGCCCGACGTCGGCGCACTGCGCACGCTGGCGCGCACGCTCAAGCGCTGGGGCGTGTGCCGCCTGGTCGACTCCGAGGGCGATGACCCGCAGCCGTTCCATCTGCGCGTGCGCCCGGCCGTCGTCGAGATCGTCGGCGAGCAGTGGCTGCAACGGCTGGACCAGCACAACCGCGACGACGACAGCGAAGTGACCGAAGAGGACGACGATGCAGCTGCTTGA
- a CDS encoding sigma-54 dependent transcriptional regulator: MSNILVIDDNIAVATALEVLFSLHDLTTLHAASPEQGLALLDSEPVDLVIQDMNFSADTTSGDEGRALFAAIRERHPDLPVVLLTAWTHLESAVELIKAGAADYVAKPWQDAKLLATVNNLLELADARRELDQRRDGERRRRDDLARRYDLRGAVFADPASERVVALACQVARSELPVLVTGPNGSGKEKIAEIIQANSPMRDGPFVAVNCGALPAELIEAELFGAEAGAYTGANKAREGKFEAADGGTLFLDEIGNLPPAGQMKLLRVLETGRFARLGSNRERQVRVRVVSATNADLPAMIREGSFREDLYYRLNTIELAMPPLAERPGDILPLAEHFLDGGKPLSPGAASALQRHPWPGNVRELRNVIQRAQLLATGPRIEAEDLALPRAPVVRNAPAREPEREQIEAALQRAGGVISQAAAELGMSRQALYRRMERHGLKAP, encoded by the coding sequence ATGTCCAACATCCTCGTCATCGACGACAACATCGCCGTGGCCACCGCGCTGGAGGTGCTGTTCTCGCTGCACGACCTCACTACCCTGCACGCGGCCTCGCCGGAGCAAGGGCTGGCGCTGCTGGACAGCGAGCCGGTGGACCTGGTGATCCAGGACATGAACTTCAGCGCCGACACCACCTCCGGTGACGAGGGCCGGGCGTTGTTCGCCGCGATACGCGAGCGCCATCCGGACCTGCCGGTGGTGCTGCTCACCGCGTGGACGCACCTGGAAAGCGCGGTGGAGCTGATCAAGGCCGGCGCCGCCGACTACGTGGCCAAGCCCTGGCAGGACGCCAAGCTGCTGGCCACGGTCAACAACCTGCTGGAGCTGGCCGACGCACGCCGCGAGCTGGACCAGCGCCGCGATGGCGAACGCCGTCGCCGCGATGACCTCGCCCGTCGTTATGACCTGCGTGGCGCGGTGTTCGCCGACCCGGCCAGCGAGCGCGTGGTCGCCCTGGCCTGCCAGGTCGCGCGCTCGGAGTTGCCGGTGCTGGTCACCGGCCCCAATGGCAGCGGCAAGGAGAAGATCGCCGAGATCATCCAGGCCAATTCGCCGATGCGTGATGGTCCATTCGTGGCGGTCAACTGCGGCGCGCTGCCGGCCGAGCTGATCGAGGCCGAACTGTTCGGCGCCGAGGCCGGCGCCTACACCGGCGCCAACAAGGCGCGCGAGGGCAAGTTCGAGGCGGCCGATGGTGGCACCCTGTTCCTGGACGAGATCGGCAACCTGCCGCCGGCCGGGCAGATGAAGCTGCTGCGCGTGCTCGAGACCGGCCGCTTTGCGCGCTTGGGCTCCAACCGCGAGCGCCAGGTCAGGGTGCGCGTGGTCAGCGCGACCAATGCCGACCTGCCGGCGATGATCCGCGAAGGCAGCTTCCGCGAGGACCTGTACTACCGCCTCAACACCATCGAGCTGGCCATGCCGCCGCTGGCCGAACGTCCGGGCGACATCCTGCCGCTGGCCGAGCATTTCCTCGATGGCGGCAAGCCACTGTCACCCGGCGCCGCCAGCGCGCTGCAACGCCACCCCTGGCCGGGCAACGTGCGCGAGCTGCGCAACGTGATCCAGCGCGCCCAGCTGCTGGCCACCGGCCCGCGCATCGAGGCCGAGGACCTGGCACTGCCACGCGCGCCGGTCGTACGCAACGCACCCGCACGTGAACCGGAACGCGAGCAGATCGAAGCCGCCCTGCAGCGCGCCGGCGGAGTGATCTCGCAGGCCGCCGCCGAGCTGGGCATGAGCCGCCAGGCGCTGTACCGGCGCATGGAACGCCACGGTCTGAAGGCTCCGTGA
- the glmS gene encoding glutamine--fructose-6-phosphate transaminase (isomerizing), protein MCGIVGAIANRDVVPVLVEGLKRLEYRGYDSSGIAVLGADGMRRVRRTGRVAEMEAAATAAHFSATLGIGHTRWATHGGVTEANAHPHVSEGVALVHNGIIENHEEQREKLLALGYTFESQTDTEVIAHLMHHHLKEGDDLLVALQRTVKELTGAYALAVVSQAEPDRLVAARMGCPLLVGLGEGENFVASDVSAIVQATRRVIFLEEGDTAELRRDGVQVYDEHNLPVARGEHVSDVSLASLELGPFRHFMQKEIHEQPRALGDTIEAAIDAAGFPATLFGKNAEQMLSGIEGVQIIACGTSYYAGLTARYWIEAIAGLPCSVEIASEYRYRAAHANPKHLIVTISQSGETLDTMEALKYARSLGHTHTLSICNVPESAIPRASELVCYTRAGAEIGVASTKAFTTQLVALFQLTVVLGKLRGRIDAAQEAGYLEQLRMVPGSVQHALNLEPQIAVWAEHFAGKANALFLGRGLHYPIALEGALKLKEISYIHAEAYPAGELKHGPLALVDAEMPVVVIAPNDSLLEKVKSNMQEVRARGGELFVFADQDSNFTASEGVHVIRTPRHAGVLSPIVHTIPVQLLAYHTALARGTDVDKPRNLAKSVTVE, encoded by the coding sequence ATGTGCGGCATTGTGGGTGCGATCGCCAATCGCGATGTGGTCCCGGTACTGGTCGAGGGCCTCAAGCGCCTTGAATACCGCGGGTATGACTCCTCGGGTATTGCCGTCCTCGGTGCGGACGGCATGCGCCGGGTCCGCCGCACCGGTCGCGTGGCCGAGATGGAGGCGGCCGCGACCGCCGCGCATTTCAGTGCGACCCTGGGCATCGGGCACACGCGCTGGGCCACCCATGGCGGCGTGACCGAGGCCAATGCCCACCCGCATGTGAGCGAGGGCGTGGCGCTGGTCCACAACGGCATCATCGAGAACCACGAGGAGCAGCGCGAGAAGCTGCTGGCACTGGGCTATACCTTCGAGTCGCAGACCGACACCGAGGTCATCGCCCACCTGATGCACCACCACCTCAAGGAAGGCGACGACCTGCTGGTGGCGCTGCAGCGCACGGTCAAGGAGCTCACCGGCGCCTATGCGCTGGCCGTGGTCAGCCAGGCCGAACCGGATCGGCTGGTCGCCGCGCGCATGGGCTGTCCGCTGCTGGTCGGCCTGGGCGAGGGCGAGAACTTCGTCGCCTCCGACGTGTCGGCGATCGTGCAGGCCACGCGCCGGGTGATCTTCCTCGAGGAAGGCGACACTGCCGAGTTGCGCCGCGATGGCGTGCAGGTCTATGACGAGCACAACCTGCCGGTGGCGCGCGGCGAACACGTGTCCGATGTGTCGCTGGCCTCGCTGGAGCTGGGCCCGTTCCGCCACTTCATGCAGAAGGAAATCCACGAGCAGCCGCGCGCGCTGGGCGACACCATCGAGGCGGCGATCGATGCAGCCGGTTTCCCGGCCACGCTGTTCGGCAAGAATGCCGAGCAGATGCTCTCGGGCATCGAGGGCGTGCAGATCATCGCCTGCGGTACCAGCTATTACGCTGGCCTTACCGCGCGTTACTGGATCGAGGCCATCGCCGGGTTGCCATGCAGCGTGGAGATCGCCAGCGAGTACCGCTACCGCGCCGCGCATGCGAACCCGAAGCACCTGATCGTCACCATCTCCCAGTCCGGCGAAACCCTGGACACGATGGAGGCGCTCAAGTACGCCAGGTCGCTGGGCCACACGCACACGCTGTCGATCTGCAACGTGCCGGAAAGCGCGATCCCGCGTGCCAGCGAACTGGTCTGCTACACCCGCGCCGGTGCCGAGATCGGCGTGGCCTCGACCAAGGCCTTCACCACCCAGCTGGTGGCGCTGTTCCAGCTGACCGTGGTGCTGGGCAAACTGCGCGGCCGCATCGACGCCGCGCAGGAAGCCGGCTACCTGGAGCAGCTGCGCATGGTCCCGGGCAGCGTGCAGCACGCGCTGAACCTGGAGCCGCAGATCGCGGTGTGGGCCGAGCATTTTGCCGGCAAGGCCAACGCGCTGTTCCTCGGTCGCGGCCTGCACTACCCGATCGCGCTGGAAGGCGCGCTCAAGCTGAAGGAAATCTCCTACATCCACGCCGAGGCCTATCCGGCCGGTGAGCTCAAGCACGGCCCGCTGGCGCTGGTGGACGCGGAAATGCCGGTGGTGGTGATCGCCCCCAACGACAGCCTGCTGGAGAAGGTGAAGTCCAACATGCAGGAAGTGCGCGCACGTGGCGGCGAGCTGTTCGTGTTCGCCGACCAGGACAGCAACTTCACCGCCTCCGAGGGCGTGCACGTGATCCGCACCCCGCGCCACGCCGGCGTGCTGAGCCCGATCGTGCACACGATTCCGGTTCAGCTGCTGGCCTACCACACCGCCCTGGCCCGCGGCACCGACGTGGACAAGCCGCGCAACCTGGCCAAGAGCGTCACCGTCGAGTAA